GCCTGGATATTGGGTAGGACACCCCCTTGAGCGATCGTGACTTTCCCCAACAGCTTGTTGAGCTCCTCGTCGTTTCGGATGGCGAGCTGCAGGTGACGGGGGATGATCCTGGTTTTCTTGTTATCCCGCGCCGCGTTGCCAGCCAGCTCCAGAATCTCAGCGGTCAGATACTCCAACACGGCAGCCATATAGACCGGGGCGCCAGCGCCCACCCGCTCCGCATAATTGCCTTTGCGGAGCAGCCGGTGCACACGGCCCACCGGGAACTGCAGACCAGCCCGGGAAGAGCGAGACTTCGCCTTAGCCCGCACCTTACCTCCCTGCTTTCCTCGGCCTGACATGATTGGTGTTCGCGTCAAACAGCGCTTACGCTAACAAAAGTAAAATAGAGATAAGAATGTTCTTGCCACAGCCCACCCTACCCTTATATCCTTTCCATTTGAAGAGGTAAACGCTTTTTGATAGGCTGAAATGGCCTTAATCTCTAAACAGCCAATGGTGACACGGATCTAACTCTGGCCAATAGTGGGATTCGACGCACTGGTGGAGAAGTCTCTTGCGCGTCCACCCAATAGTAAACCATCAAGGAGAGTCGTTATTTGCATAAGGAATACTGCAGTAGCGGAGACAGTTGGTATGTATTCAGGCTGAATAGCAGTAGGTGTGTGAGTGAGGGAAGCACGCAGAATAGCAGTTGTTAAAAATGGCTGAACCATCAAAATCTGCTCCGGCTTCTAAGAAAGAATCTAAGAAAGCTGTAACTaaggtccaaaaaaaaaaaaaaaaaaaaaaaaggggataAGAAACCTAGGAAGAGCAGGAAAGAAAATTATTccatctatgacaggtttcagagtagcagccctgttagtctatattcgcaaaagaAAAAGTAGTACTTGTAGactttagagactaagaaatttattagagcataagctttcgtgagctgcagctcacttcatcggatgcattcagtggaaaatacagtgaggagatttatatacacagagaacatgaaacaatgggtgttatcattcacactataaggagagtgatcacttaagatgagctaataccagcaggagagtggggacaggggcaggaagaaaaccttttgtagtgataatcaaggtggaccatttctagcagttgacaagaacgtctgggagggtgggggaaacatggggaaatagttttactttgtgtaggtttcagagtaacagccgtattagtctgtatttgcaaaaagaaaaggagtacttgtagcaccttagagactaaccaatttatttgagcataagctttcgtgagctacagctcacttcatccgatgaagtgagctgtagctcacgaaagcttatgctcaaataaattggttagtctctaaggtgccacaagtactccttttctttttactttgtgtaatgacccatccactcccagtctctattcaagcctaagttaattttatccagtttgcaaattaattccgattcagcagtctctcgttggagtctgtttttgaagtctttttgttgtaatattgcgatctttaggtctgtaatcgagtgaccagagagattgaagtgttctccgactggtttatgaatgttataattcttgacatctgatttgtgtccatttattcttttatatagagactgtccagtttgaccaatgtacatggcagaggggcattgctgacatatatcacattggtagatgtgcaggtgaacgagcctctgatagtgtggctgatgtgattaggtcctatgatggtgtcccctgaatagatatgtggacacagttgtcaacgggctttgttgcaaggataggttcctgtgttagtggttctgttgtgtggtatgtggttgctggagtcttacaactacactacccacctgctgaagtgaagaaacagattgacagagccagaagagtactcagaagtcacctactacaggacaggcccaacaaagaaaataacagaacgccactaggcATCagctttagcccccaactaaaacctctccaacgcatcatcaaggatctacaacctgtcttGCAAAATTTCCAGCCTGCAAgacttctgctgctgcctccaAGGGAACTAGCCAGACAAACTGTGATCAAGGACACCAATCTTTCTCCACTTGGAGGATTTCTTACTGCAGAAAGTGTTCCGAACTACCCACCATGCAGTAAAAGAGCTATAATACTGGACTTTAAATCACTTATTTGCATATATTGCAAATAATAAATCAAGTAACAAATGATTGGAGCCAAATTAAGCTTTTGTGTGTTCTCCTGAGCCCTTAcatcaggggtggacaaactttttggcatgagggccacatcggggttccggaAGTGTATGGAatgctgggtagggaaggctgtgcctccccaaaaagcctggcccctgccccctatctgccccctcccacttcttgcccccagactgcccccctgagaaccccctgtgctccttgtcccctgaatGCCCCCCTCTTTGGAggcccacccctaaccacccccacgggaccccacccccatccaacccctctgttccccttcccccgACCGTCCCCCCAAAACCAccccccccatccaaccgccccctgtcccctgaccgccccaggaATCCCGtgccccttatccaaccgccccactccccgcccccttaccatgcctctCAGAGCTGCAGGAGTGGCAGCCGGTTATAATATGAAAAACCACAGATTTTGTGGGTTCATATGATTGACTACCCTTAAGCCTGCTGTTGTATATTAGTCTTTTCCTGCATTGTGTTAATATGGCTCTAATCTTGCTTTACAGGTGAAGGAATGTAAGAACTAGTTATAAAATCTGTGGAACAGGCAAAATTACTGATAATACTTTTTAATGATTTGCAAGTGTGATGCTCAACTTTAAGCAGAAAGTCCCTGAAATCCCACATTTGAAAAAGTTATATGTGGACATTAAAGTCATGTTGTTCCCCATGCTGTTCCTactcaaataaaaataatgtatattaATGAATAGTTTAGGATGATCCACATATACTGAATtataatattaaaatacaaagaaaattgCGGAATGGTAGAAAATAAGGGTTACATTTTGTTAGTTTAAGGCTGAGTAATGTTGATGTTATgctaataatttataataatataGACTGTGAAATGAAAATCAAATTATAAAAATCGGGATAAATGTATAAATGGGTCTGAGTATTGTTACATAACATTGGTTGGAGGAAAGCTAATGAATATGGAAAGATATAAAAAACTGAATGAACAAGTGCCCATATCAGAGAATACCCAATTAAATACCCATCATGAAAAGGAGAAGAGCTTCCTGCTATCCAGGAACTCATTAACTTTGGCCCATAATTGTTCCATATTATCTGTTTATTACTGTGACACCATATGGAATATGGGGGACACTTAAGGATATTATGAAtatcaatattgtaaaattgtaatgagttatgccagataggccatgtaaggtatctgcaaaaatgttataatttgccagatatgataatctCATTTATGTGTTTTTATCACCTTTGTAtaatgagttatagatatgtatgtatttgtctatttcaaacttgtggtatgcttctgggtgacacccccagtaagtttggcatcagcactgcctagcctgcttgatggcccactaaggaccatcagctatacaattgacccattgagaaaaggcagatacaccttatgactcagcaaggctttcaagccatgtgctgggcagcttgtgcttgaaacaaaggaagcacaggcttCATGGCAAAAGACTATTAAAGGCAGCTGCAtggtcttcattcctgcttcttacctctgaagTAACTTTTCTCTGCAAAGGAAGtgctgaacaaaggactgaatgaccctttcaagctgtggatgtgttccagagggactttcaagctctacgatacaaccgcattttctccaaaccctcagagacaaacacctacaagatctctatcaagcattcttacaactacaatacccacctgctgaagtgaagaaacaaattgacagagccagaagagtacccagaagtcacctactacaggacagacccaacaaagaaaataacagaacgccactagccatcaccttcagcccccaactaaaacctctccaacgcatcaaggatttacaacctatcctgaaggatgacccatcactctcacaaatcatgggagacaggccagtccttgccttcagacagcccgccaacctgaagcaaatactcaccagcaaccacacaccacacaacagaaccactaacccaggaacctatccttgcaacaaagcccgttgccaactgtgtccacatatctattcaggggacaccatcatagggtctaatcacatcagccacactatcagaggctcgttcacctgcacgtctaccaatgtgatatatgccatcatgtgccagcaatgcccctctgccatgtacattggtcaaactggacagtctctacgtaaaagaataaatggacacaaatcagatgtcaagaattataacattcataaaccagtcggagaacacttcaatctctctggtcactcgattacagacctaaaggttgcaatattacaacaaaaagacttcagaaacagactccagcaagaaactgctgaattggaattaatttgcaaactggatatatttaacttaggcttgaatagagattgggagtggatgggtcattacacaaagtaaaacaatttccccatgtttattcccgccccccagtgttcctcagacgttcctgctagctgctggaaatggtccaccttgattatcactacaaaagtcctcccccccaccccgtgctggtaatagctcatctgaagtgatcactctccgtacagtgtgtatgataacacccattttttcatgttctgtgtgtatataaatctcctcactgtattttccactgaatgcatccgttgaagtgagctgtagctcacgaaagcttatgctcaaataaatttcttagtttctaaggtgccactagtgctccttttttttttttgcgaatacagactaacatggctgctactctgaaacctattaatcTTTGGGGCATTGAATGATTTTCTATAGGCTAAAAAGATGTGATTGTCTGATCAGCCAATGGTAATGCAGATCTAACTCTGATCAATAGCGAGACAAGACGTGACGGGGTGACTTGTCAAGTCCAATAGGAAAAGAGGAAAGAGAGATTTCTTTTTTGCATGAGGTTATATAaatgaggggcagcagcaaatTTCACACATACTGCTTTTTGTAAGAACGTTTAAGGTAGAGCTTTAAGGAAGTTACTACATTTAATAGTCTGAAAATGCCTGAACCTGCAAAATCTGCTCCAGCTCCAAAGAAGGGGTCTAAGAAAGCCGTGACTAAGACTCAGAAGAAAGGAGACAAGAAGCGTAGAAAGACAAGGAAGGAGAGTTATTCCATCTACGTATATAAAGTGCTGAAGCAAGTTCATCCAGATACTGGAATCTCTTCTAAGGCTATGGGTATAATGAACTCTTTTGTAAATGACATCTTTGAGCGTATCGCCGGGGAAGCGTCCCGCCTGGCACATTACAACAAGCGCTCGACTATAACTTCCCGGGAGATCCAGACCGCTGTGCGCTTGTTGCTGCCCGGTGAGCTGGCCAAACATGCTGTGTCTGAAGGAACCAAGGCTGTTACCAAATACACCAGCTCCAAGTAAACATCTGGGTAACTCAATCTATAACCCAAAGGCTCTTTTAAGAGCCAACCACCTTTTCATTCAAAGAGCATAGCATCACTGACAAGTATCATTTGTGCTTTTCAAATTGCATCATGTCATTAGTGAAGAGAAAATATCAGGCAAACATTAAGTTTTACATAACTATTTCTAAGTAATTTATCAGCAAACTTTCTTCTCAAACCTTATGCAGAAAAGGAGCCTGGATTCTCTTTACTAATTATAGTAAACAAGCATTTGTATTTGCTACAGTCTAGGTGAAAGGATTCTTGTCTCTTCTGTAAAAGTGATTAAAGCCCCCCATTACTGCAGTAGCATTAttattcaaaggtatttagaccaCATCTTAGCAATACATTAGGTTCATTATGTCTAAAATTGATTTTTAGTTTTCTGAGATCTCACTGGGTTTTcaaactaatcatttttgtctctctccccTAATCTCTCATTCCTCCCTTCCATCTCCCCATCCCTGAAAACTTTTTAGCCCTTGAATTAAACCAATTGTCAATTTCTTACATCAAGACATTAAAAaacatcatgcacattgtgtaaagagttgtcactttggatgggctatcaccagcaggagagtgaatttgtgtgtggggggtggagggtgagaaaacctggatttgtgctggaaatggcctaacctgatgattactttagataagatattaccagcaggacagtggggtgggaggaggtattgtttcatattctctgtgtatatataaagtctgctgcagtttccacggtatgcatctgatgaagtgagctgtagctcacgaaagctcatgctcaaataaattggttagtctctaaggtgccacaagtactccttttctttttaaaaaacaaagttttccttttattttcaagCACTTTCTCCCTACTTAGTAGTAAACTCCTTAAACCTTCATTTGGCCAGTGTATAGATTTATAGAATTACAGATAGGTTAGCTATTCTGAAGAAGTTTGTTGAAACCgaattttaaacaaaacacacatagGAACAAGGATCAGATCTGATTACAGAATCATAGCAACACAGTTATTATTCTATTACTTTATACTATAGAATTATATACTATAGGTAGTAATCCTCTTGGATTTCACTTTGATCCATTCTCACCTGTTTAGCTGGAGGGGTACAGAAAGTTTGATTATGGTATATTATCTAAAATGGTCAGTTCCActgtctttttattttcatggcTGAGAAGCTAGTAGTCATTTTGTAGTCTTGAAAAAGCTACAGTACAAACTAAAGAGGAAAATGAAGTTTCAGTTAATTAGCAGGAGTtggagctggccctttaaatatccTGGATGAGCTTTAACCTCCAAACCCATAAAGAGTTGGGCTCGATATTTCACGACATTAACCAAGCTCGTGGGTGTCAAAGTCTTTCTTTTCCTGGTCTAAATGTAAATGACATCATCGAGGATCATCCTCATAGATGAGACCATAGATACATTTCACCCCGACAGCAAACGCGGTAAAAGAAGGTCGGTAGTACCTAAATATTATCTCGAGGCATTTTTCTGTGATACTTAAGTCCACTTTTACTATGATCATTTTCTCCTTTACCATATTCAAACATTTTATTAGACATCTTCAGTAATAATAAAATGACTATGGGCTGCTGGCTTGAATAGCGCGCCTACGATAGATTCGACCTGCTTGAAAACTGAGttgagattttttggggggagaggaacGGGTGAAAGTTTATTTAATGATACTCCTACTCCTTAAAGCCAGATGTTGAACATACATAGCCTGTTTTTTTTGGGCTGATTCTTTGGAGACAAGTTATTTCGTTATTATAAAGCTAAATAATAACTTGATTTCAGTATGTAGATATTGCGCCTGGTTATTATAAAACTTCTCTTTTCACAATCACAACTGAGGTTATAAAGCAGGACATAAGCAGAATAAACATATCCTTTATAAGGTGCCGGTGGCCCTCTGtctgaaaggaagaaaaatataaGGCATTTATATCGTTTAAAAGCAgcaaattaaaacacaaaaaagaaccaGAACAAAGATTTTTATACGTTCGACGAATCACGTGATTTAAATGTTCTCCCCTCTCTCTGGGAGTGGTGCTGCTCCTGCTAAGTTTTCTTATTTTGAAGAAAGGAAGTGGCAATAACGTTCAGAGATACAGATTCGATCACTTTGAAAACGGTATAGTCAGATCCCCGAGCCACACACAGAAAAACCCGGGGGTGGCAGATGTGTGATAGCGAGCTAGGAAACTGGTCACTAGGTCAATGATCAGTTGAAAGTTAGTTTGAAAAGCAAGAAACAGAGGGGGAATTCGCTATGAACAAGGCGGGCTTTTCAAATTTTCATATTGTCCAATGACATTTGGCTTCTTCGAAACGGCCAATCAGAAAAGAGAATTGAGTTATAAATACCGCCCCAGACGTACAGCTCTTATTCAGTTCAATCTATTCTTTCTGGCTCCACGTCTTTTCCACAGGGACTAGGTGTGTTAATATGGCCAGGACCAAACAGACCGCTCGTAAATCTACTGGTGGCAAAGCTCCCCGTAAGCAGCTGGCCACTAAAGCTGCCCGGAAGAGCGCGCCTGCAACTGGGGGAGTGAAGAAGCCTCATCGTTACCGACCCGGCACCGTGGCCCTGCGAGAGATCCGCCGCTACCAGAAATCCACTGAGCTGCTCATCCGCAAGCTgcccttccagcgcctggtgcgTGAAATCGCCCAGGACTTCAAGACCGACTTGCGCTTCCAGAGCTCGGCCGTTATGGCCCTGCAGGAGGCCAGCGAAGCCTACTTGGTGGGGCTCTTTGAAGATACTAACTTGTGTGCTATTCACGCCAAGAGAGTCACCATCATGCCCAAGGACATCCAGTTAGCCCGGCGTATCCGTGGTGAGAGAGCTTAAAGGCTGTACATCTTCTAATGACGAAAACTACTCTAAACGACCCAAAGGCTCTTTTAAGAGCCGCTACATTCACACTGAAAGGAGCTTTAACATGTTCATACGGTCCGTTTCTGCTGAGTACGGAACCTGTCAACGCTTTTCTCCAGTGAAAATTGCGGACTAAAtataaacacattttattaaaagCAGGAGGTAGTTTACTAATCCTCTAACGTTCATTCTCCAGCTATCTATCTTTTATGATTTATCTTAAATTTATAATTCATTACCATCAACACGCCTAAACACAAGTAATTTACTATTTAAGCTAGCCATTTATTGttttgctcattttaaaaattgcataattCCATTGCAAATTTAAATGTACAAGTCTGCAGATAAAACTAAAAGGTTACGTCAGTGCCCAAAAAGCAGTGCTATTATAAATTGAATTTGATCAGCACTGCTTCTTGCTATTAATTGTCCCCAATGAAAGATCGtgtttattgtatttttattttttaaggaaatAATGCATTACTGCAAATGGGCGTCGGGGCTTCTATTTGGAACTACATTTGTGGAAGTTCAAAATGAAGTCAAGTTTGAAACTTTATAAAAGAAGTATTTCACAGCAAGTAAGTCCGCATCCTCCAAAAAGTCTTGTGTTCAAGCTATAAAAGCATAAAGCTCCTCTCCGTGTAACTGTAGTAGCTTTTGGAAGAGCCTTGGGATCGTTTTAGTGTTTTTCTGTTTCTCAAATTGCCCAGAAGATGGTTGGACTTTTCTCAGCCCCTTCAGCCCGGATACGCCGGTACACGGAAGGAGGCAAATGTCATTGGGCaatttgaaaaattgaaaagccCGCTCTGTGCGTAGAGAAATATGCCCCATCCCTCCCTTGTTGATTCGTCAAAGTGAAGCTCATGGGCCTGGTACATAAACCCTGCGCTTCCCTGAGTGGCCCCTTTCGTCgtttcctctgatttttttttaaacaaacactttcACTCTACAGCATGCACTCTCCAGTATTTCTTTGTCGTTTCTTCTGCTATACATATTGTTGGTCGGGAATTTTGACTTTCAGACTAACCAAATCTGTGATCATGAACATTATTCAGCTTCCTCTTCTTAGGTACAAACAATCATCATGATCCCCAATGTCCGGCGAATAGGAGGGTACTAAACTGCAGGATTCTAATGCATAGAAGAATCCCTTCCTTCTCATTTAATTTTGTGCTTTAATTTGCATATTTTAAGATAGTGATATCCTACAGTTCTTCCTCTCGGACTGTGTGGCACACACACCTCCTGGAATATCTGTTTACTCTCTTCTGGCACTCCTTAAAATCTAAAATCTGACAGAGGGGAGGACTTCATAGTAATTAGttgagatggggggagaggtagctCACTTTGATGGacatccagccagccagttagctgtaaaatccctcttggtagctgttctttacttgcttatCACAAGTTGCAATATTTAATTactaaaataacaaaaaataggGATTTTATTTCCATTGTGAATTTCTCCTTTCTCAAAAGAACCACACTGTATTTAATATGTAGCTTTAAGGAGCTGGAGAATCATTAAATAAAGTCTCTTCTTCTACCCCCTGGCTTTCCCAGTATCCCATGTCAGTTTTCAATCAGAAGGATCAGTGTATAAAAGAGCCATTCAAGCCAGCAGTTAACAtccttttattaataaatgttattatttattattgaagACATCTTAGAAAATGTTTGGATGTGGTAAAGGAGGAAAGGTACTTAGGAAACATGACTCTCGACATCACAGAAAAAGGCTCTAAAAGATAATCCAGGAATCAGTAAACCGGCCACCCACCGCCTCATCTGATGAGCCATGAAATGTACAGCTTGTCTCCTCTATGAGGAGACCTGCTGAGTGTAGAAAATGTATccagagaagtttcagagtagcagccgtgttagtctgtattcgcagaaagaaaaggagtacttgtggcaccttagagactaaccaatttatttgagcataagcttcactgaatgcaaccgatgaagtgagctgtaggtcaggaaagcttatgctcaaataaatttgttagtctctaaggtgctacaagtactccttttctttttatccagaGAAGGTGATTCTCCCAAGCCAGTAAAAAGAAAGACCTTAACAGCTATGGATGTGGTTTATACCCTGAAAGGTCAGGGCTACACTCTTTACAGTTTCGGAGGTTAAAGTTCATTCAGGATTATCCATATCTATATATCTACAAATACAAAAGTTCTTTTAAGGGAGAACTCCAACTCCAGCCAATGAGTTGAAACTTCAGTGGACACATTCAGTTACGCTGTAGCTTTTATAACACTATAAAAGACGTATGAGCGTCTCTTCTCAGCCACTAAAGTAAAAGGGTAAAAGAAATTGACCAACATAGATACTTAAAGGTAACAAAACTTCTTTTCACAATGGCAGATAAATAGGTTAGCATCCTGGAGATTTAGTAATTTAAAGGGTTTTATAATATAAACTAATAGAATAATTGTGTCAATGTGATTCCATAATCAGATCTAATCCTGGTTCCTgtgcatattttgttttaaattccacCTTATTGAAAGTTCCTCAGAACAGATACCCCCTCTCTAATTTCACAAACATGTTCACGAATTAAATACATTTATGGATAAGTTGAAAaagctgctttgaaaatgcaGAAGAAAATAGGGAAATTACTTGATGTAAGAAAGGAGTTGGTTTTATTCAGCGGCACTCTCTAAGGACTCTtttcagggacagaggaaggatggGGAGAAACAAGAGATTTGGATTATAGTTTCTAAGATTTTTAGTTAGTAAGCCCAGTGAGATTCCAGCGGTTTAAATTTGCTTTCTATAAGTGTGATTCTGATATGTTGAATGAATTTTAGGTGAATACCAGTTTAATCATACCTTCATTTCAGCAGTTTGGGGATATTAATCATTTTATATGATAGATAAGAAACCTATATCTTCTAGAATACTATGACACTTCAAGTGCTTATTTACTAGTAGCAAAGAGAAATCAGCCTCACTTTCTCTCTAGGTATGGTGTGGGAATAGAGAAGTTTACAGACAGCTTGCTTGAGATTAGAGTTTTGTAAAGCTTCCTTGCTgtgtattattaattatgataATTAATTATTTACTTTCAAGCCACTGGATGCAGTTTGAAAAATACAATCGATAGTAGTAAGTGATGTTCTCCTCGTTGAATGAGAGAAGGTGGATGGCGGCTTGTCTACATTACTGGCCAGAGAaatgggcagcaatcgatccagcaggggtcaatttatcgtgcctatactgctgtgtctacactaaacACGATAAATTGACCACCGATCACTCTCGTGTTGACTCTGGTACTCTACCTTAATGATAAGCACAAGGGGAATTGATGGGAGAGAGTCTCCCGCTGACACAATGCAGTGAAGACAcggtggtaagtagatctaagcatGTCagcttcagctatgttattcacgtagctgaagttgcataacttagatcgatcctccctcctccccaccgtagtgtagaccagcccttaaaaAGCCTTTGGGTTACAGATTCAGATAGCCTACTGAGAAACTATTTACTTAGAACTGGTGTACTTGATGTCCACAGATCAACACTATCAGGCTCAGTCGACCTAAggtatgcaactccagctatgtgaataacatagctggagtcaacatagcttaggtcaACCTTTTGCGGTCTACACCCCGCTGGACCGACAGGAGAGTTTCTTACCTTACTAAACGTACCTTACGCTTATGCTATgtaactccagctacgtgaataacgtagctggagttgacataccTTAGGTCCAGTTATGGTTGGGTCTAcaccacgggggggggggggggggggcggttggggagggtgtcaatgggagaaactctcctgtcgaattaccttactcttcttgacaggggtagagtacaggggcctactggagagcaatctgctgtTGATTCGGTGGTGTTCACTAGACTACCCTAAATCAACCCCTGGTGGCTGGATCTCCACACACTGATCTTCAGGTAAGTGGAGACAAGTATGCCCTCAGAAACAGCATGTTTGGCCAGCTTGCCTCACAGCAGGAGACTCTTACAGCAGTCTGGATCTTCCTGGAAGCCATTACAGCTCTTGTTGTAATGTGCCAGACGAGATGCTTCTCCAGCAACACGCTCAAAGATGtcatttacaaaagaaaaaggagtacttgtggcaccttagagactaaccaatttatttgagcataagctttcatgagctacatctcAGCTCTGTAagttagttagtctctaaggtaccacaagtactccttttctttttgccaatacagactaacaccgctgttactctgaaacctgtcatttacaaAAGGGTTCATTATACCCATAGCATTGGAGGAGATGCTGGTGGGCGGATGAACCTCTTTGAGTACTGTATACACCTAAATAGAGTAACTTTATTTCGTCGTCTTTCTGCGCTTATTGCCCttcttctaagggtatgtcttcactaatCCCCAGATAGgaaggcagcgatcgatccagcggggatcgatttatcacctCTGGTGGACTCATGTACTCCAG
The Eretmochelys imbricata isolate rEreImb1 chromosome 1, rEreImb1.hap1, whole genome shotgun sequence DNA segment above includes these coding regions:
- the LOC144259406 gene encoding histone H2A.J; this encodes MSGRGKQGGKVRAKAKSRSSRAGLQFPVGRVHRLLRKGNYAERVGAGAPVYMAAVLEYLTAEILELAGNAARDNKKTRIIPRHLQLAIRNDEELNKLLGKVTIAQGGVLPNIQAVLLPKKTESHKAKSK
- the LOC144259408 gene encoding histone H2B 8; this encodes MPEPAKSAPAPKKGSKKAVTKTQKKGDKKRRKTRKESYSIYVYKVLKQVHPDTGISSKAMGIMNSFVNDIFERIAGEASRLAHYNKRSTITSREIQTAVRLLLPGELAKHAVSEGTKAVTKYTSSK
- the LOC144259409 gene encoding histone H3 encodes the protein MARTKQTARKSTGGKAPRKQLATKAARKSAPATGGVKKPHRYRPGTVALREIRRYQKSTELLIRKLPFQRLVREIAQDFKTDLRFQSSAVMALQEASEAYLVGLFEDTNLCAIHAKRVTIMPKDIQLARRIRGERA